Proteins encoded in a region of the Bradyrhizobium sp. CB3481 genome:
- a CDS encoding TfoX/Sxy family protein, with amino-acid sequence MVASESFAEFLREQLAPLGGITMRRMFGKTGVFCDGVMFAVVANNTLYLRVDDENKETFKEAEAYPPLSYEKGGDTIDLSFWRIPERLFDEPEEFVVWARVALAAAHRVAAIRERTAPKRKARRKAD; translated from the coding sequence ATGGTTGCGAGTGAGTCCTTTGCCGAATTCCTGCGCGAGCAACTCGCCCCGCTCGGCGGCATCACGATGCGGCGCATGTTCGGCAAGACCGGCGTGTTCTGCGACGGCGTGATGTTCGCCGTGGTGGCGAATAACACGCTCTATCTTCGGGTCGACGACGAAAACAAGGAAACGTTCAAGGAGGCCGAGGCCTATCCGCCGCTCAGCTACGAGAAGGGCGGCGATACAATCGATCTCTCGTTCTGGCGCATCCCCGAACGGTTGTTCGACGAACCCGAGGAATTTGTTGTCTGGGCGCGGGTCGCGCTGGCGGCGGCGCACCGGGTCGCTGCGATCAGGGAACGGACAGCGCCGAAACGGAAAGCCCGGCGCAAGGCGGATTAG
- a CDS encoding ABC transporter substrate-binding protein has product MISRRLKSFSLAAAAVGLFYATAPALAQQKTITVWFGKGFYKSEDDALLEAIKKFEAKTGIKVELSQYAIQDMIPKTVAALDSGTVPDVAYSDSYDVQAQGKWAFEGKLEDLSDILTPMKSAFAPNTLETALLYNDVAKKKAYYGFPLKQQSMHVQIWQDMLEQAGFKQSDIPTKWEDYWSFWCDKVQPAARKATGQRVYAVGQPMGVESTDSFQSFYTFMDAHNVKLVDDDGKLLVDDPKVRENLIKAMKDYTDTYIKGCTPPSSTTWKDPDNNVAFHNKTIVMTHNFTISIAAKWLDDANNPALTPEQRALGKKNYDETIITASFPNKPDGTPIKYRSDVKTGLMFTVAKNKAEGKEFIKFLLQEENVRPYIEGALGRWFPVTTASQQSPFWQADRHRKAVYNQFTGGTTPFDFTKNWKFTILNNENVWAKAMNRVVSEKVPVDKAVDELIARIKQVAG; this is encoded by the coding sequence GTGATATCCAGGAGACTAAAGTCATTTTCGCTCGCCGCTGCTGCCGTCGGGCTGTTTTACGCCACGGCACCCGCGCTCGCCCAGCAGAAGACCATCACCGTCTGGTTCGGCAAAGGCTTCTACAAGTCTGAGGACGACGCGCTGCTCGAGGCGATCAAGAAATTCGAGGCCAAGACCGGCATCAAGGTCGAATTGTCGCAATACGCCATCCAGGACATGATTCCGAAGACGGTGGCGGCGCTGGATTCGGGGACCGTGCCGGACGTCGCCTATTCCGACAGCTATGACGTGCAGGCGCAGGGTAAATGGGCGTTCGAGGGCAAGCTCGAGGACCTCTCCGACATCCTCACGCCGATGAAATCGGCATTCGCGCCGAACACGCTGGAAACCGCGCTGCTCTACAACGACGTCGCTAAGAAGAAGGCCTATTACGGCTTCCCGCTGAAGCAGCAGAGCATGCACGTGCAGATCTGGCAGGACATGCTGGAGCAGGCCGGCTTCAAGCAGAGCGACATCCCGACCAAGTGGGAGGACTACTGGTCGTTCTGGTGCGACAAGGTGCAGCCGGCCGCGCGCAAGGCCACCGGCCAGCGCGTCTACGCCGTCGGCCAGCCGATGGGCGTTGAATCCACCGACTCTTTCCAGTCGTTCTACACCTTCATGGACGCTCACAACGTCAAGCTGGTCGACGACGACGGCAAGCTCCTGGTCGACGATCCCAAGGTGCGGGAAAACCTGATCAAGGCGATGAAGGACTACACCGACACCTACATCAAGGGCTGCACGCCGCCCTCCTCCACTACCTGGAAGGACCCCGACAATAACGTCGCCTTCCACAACAAGACGATCGTGATGACGCACAACTTCACGATCTCGATCGCGGCGAAGTGGCTCGACGACGCCAACAACCCGGCGCTGACCCCCGAGCAGCGCGCGCTCGGCAAGAAGAACTATGACGAGACCATCATCACCGCCTCGTTCCCGAACAAGCCGGACGGCACGCCGATCAAGTATCGCTCCGACGTCAAGACCGGGCTGATGTTCACGGTCGCCAAGAACAAGGCCGAGGGCAAGGAGTTCATCAAGTTCCTGCTGCAGGAAGAGAATGTCCGCCCCTACATCGAGGGCGCGCTCGGCCGCTGGTTCCCGGTGACGACAGCCAGCCAGCAGAGCCCGTTCTGGCAGGCTGACCGGCATCGCAAGGCGGTGTACAATCAGTTCACCGGCGGCACGACGCCGTTCGACTTCACCAAGAACTGGAAGTTCACGATCCTCAACAACGAGAACGTCTGGGCCAAGGCGATGAACCGCGTGGTGAGCGAGAAGGTGCCGGTCGACAAGGCCGTCGACGAACTGATCGCCCGCATCAAGCAGGTGGCTGGTTGA
- a CDS encoding sugar ABC transporter permease yields MAITLSGDHAIPSPPLSARLTTPQIWGVLLLAPYLLVFLAFVVYPVSYGLWLARHPASYVALWHDPIFARAAVNTLIFLLVGINIKMAIALFLSGFFAQQRTWIKWLSVLFILPWAVPSIPTILSVRFMLNPEWGVINQLIFKFTAEDGPNWLNDPTVALGMAIGVHIWKSLPFWTLILLTGRLAISHDLYEAAEVDGASWSQKFRYITWPSMQTLYITCTLLSMIWTLGDFNSVYLLTGGGPADLTHVLATLGIRYLRLDQLSLAMASIVCALPFVLPLVYFMMKRLSR; encoded by the coding sequence ATGGCAATCACGCTTTCGGGCGATCACGCGATCCCAAGCCCGCCTCTGTCAGCCCGCCTGACGACGCCGCAGATCTGGGGCGTCCTGCTGCTGGCGCCCTATCTGCTCGTGTTCCTGGCCTTCGTGGTCTATCCCGTCAGCTACGGCCTGTGGCTGGCGCGGCATCCGGCGAGCTATGTCGCGCTCTGGCACGACCCGATCTTCGCGCGCGCCGCCGTCAACACGCTGATCTTCCTCTTGGTCGGCATCAACATCAAAATGGCAATCGCGCTGTTCCTGTCCGGCTTCTTCGCCCAGCAGCGCACCTGGATCAAATGGCTGTCGGTGCTGTTCATCCTGCCCTGGGCGGTGCCGTCGATTCCGACCATCCTGTCCGTGCGCTTCATGCTCAATCCGGAATGGGGCGTGATCAACCAGCTGATCTTCAAGTTCACTGCCGAGGACGGTCCGAACTGGCTGAACGATCCGACGGTGGCGCTCGGCATGGCGATCGGCGTGCACATCTGGAAATCGCTGCCGTTCTGGACGCTGATCCTTTTGACCGGGCGTCTTGCGATCTCGCACGACCTCTATGAGGCGGCCGAGGTCGACGGCGCGAGCTGGTCGCAGAAATTCCGCTACATCACCTGGCCGTCGATGCAGACGCTTTACATCACCTGCACGCTGCTCTCGATGATCTGGACGCTCGGCGACTTCAACAGCGTCTACCTGCTCACCGGCGGCGGTCCCGCCGATCTCACCCACGTGCTGGCGACGCTCGGCATCCGCTATCTCAGGCTCGACCAGCTTTCGCTCGCGATGGCATCGATCGTCTGCGCGCTGCCGTTCGTGCTGCCGCTGGTCTATTTCATGATGAAACGGTTGTCGCGATGA
- a CDS encoding carbohydrate ABC transporter permease: MKLPSLKEIGNEAKLLLIGIPVLIWTMVPIYHMFLFAISPKEDAFSGKLWPAHPTLNNFKIVFYQEHYFLRDFWIQFFNSVVIALSAGALTLVIATAAAFSISRLRVPGGRWVMNLALLTYFIPAAFLAVPMYRTMGNYGLLNNHWSLILAMVTIASPYAIWVLKQASDKLPVELDEAATMDGATTLQLFRLVYVPLMMPSLVAIGTYAILLAWNEYLYAFLLLSKDTEITLPVALGNFLAADDSPWELLMTTGFIYALPPAAIYYAFKRYMVGGLTAGAVKS; the protein is encoded by the coding sequence ATGAAGCTGCCTTCCCTCAAAGAAATCGGCAACGAGGCCAAGCTGCTTCTGATCGGCATTCCCGTGCTGATCTGGACGATGGTGCCGATCTACCACATGTTCCTGTTCGCGATCTCGCCGAAGGAGGACGCGTTCTCGGGCAAGCTGTGGCCCGCGCATCCGACGTTGAACAATTTCAAGATCGTGTTCTACCAGGAGCACTACTTCCTGCGCGATTTCTGGATCCAGTTCTTCAATTCGGTGGTGATCGCGCTCTCCGCCGGCGCGCTGACGCTGGTGATCGCTACTGCCGCCGCGTTCTCGATCTCGCGGCTGCGCGTTCCCGGCGGACGCTGGGTGATGAATCTGGCGCTGCTCACCTACTTCATCCCGGCGGCGTTCCTTGCCGTGCCGATGTACCGCACCATGGGCAATTACGGCCTGCTCAACAATCACTGGTCGCTGATTTTGGCGATGGTGACGATCGCCTCGCCTTACGCGATCTGGGTGTTGAAGCAGGCCTCCGACAAGCTGCCGGTCGAGCTTGATGAAGCCGCGACCATGGACGGCGCCACCACGCTGCAACTGTTCCGCCTGGTCTATGTGCCCTTGATGATGCCCTCGCTGGTCGCGATCGGCACCTATGCGATCCTGCTCGCCTGGAACGAATATCTCTACGCGTTCCTGCTGCTCTCCAAGGACACCGAGATCACCCTGCCCGTCGCGCTCGGCAACTTCCTGGCGGCGGACGACTCCCCGTGGGAATTGTTGATGACCACCGGCTTCATCTACGCCCTGCCGCCGGCCGCGATTTATTACGCGTTCAAGCGGTATATGGTGGGCGGGCTGACGGCAGGTGCGGTGAAGTCGTGA
- a CDS encoding ABC transporter permease: MASKVNRLSRFNITALALGMAFLYLPIVILVIYSFNASRLVTVWGGWSLRWYYEFFNDRAMLDAAWMSLRVAALSATVATLLGTLAAVGLVRGERFRGRALFSGMLYAPLVMPEVISGLSLLLLFVALNAERGFWTVTIAHTTLTMCFVTVVVQSRLASLDRSLEEAAMDLGCDPVQAFLRVTLPLIVPAIVAGWMLAFTLSLDDVVIASFTTGPGSATLPIRIYSEVRLGVKPEINAICTMVIALIAVVIVIASLASKLSSSEGKSAAPL, translated from the coding sequence ATGGCGAGCAAGGTCAACCGCCTGTCGCGCTTCAACATCACCGCGCTCGCGCTCGGGATGGCCTTTCTATACCTGCCGATCGTGATCCTCGTGATCTATTCGTTCAACGCCTCGCGGCTGGTTACGGTATGGGGCGGCTGGTCGCTGCGCTGGTACTACGAGTTCTTCAACGACCGCGCGATGCTGGATGCGGCCTGGATGAGCCTGCGGGTTGCCGCACTCTCGGCAACGGTTGCAACGCTGCTTGGGACGCTGGCTGCCGTCGGACTGGTACGCGGCGAACGCTTCCGCGGACGGGCGCTATTTTCCGGCATGCTCTATGCGCCGCTGGTGATGCCGGAGGTGATTTCGGGGCTCTCGCTGCTGCTATTGTTCGTGGCGCTGAATGCCGAGCGCGGCTTCTGGACAGTGACGATCGCCCACACCACGCTGACGATGTGCTTCGTCACCGTCGTGGTGCAGTCGCGCCTCGCCTCGCTCGACCGCAGCCTGGAGGAGGCGGCGATGGATCTCGGCTGCGATCCGGTGCAGGCGTTTCTTCGTGTGACGCTGCCGCTGATCGTTCCCGCGATCGTGGCGGGATGGATGCTGGCATTCACGCTTTCGCTCGACGACGTCGTGATCGCGAGCTTCACCACCGGCCCGGGGTCGGCGACGCTGCCGATCCGGATCTATTCCGAGGTCCGGCTCGGCGTAAAGCCCGAGATCAACGCGATCTGCACGATGGTGATCGCGCTGATCGCCGTCGTGATCGTCATCGCCTCGCTGGCTTCAAAGCTGTCGAGCTCGGAAGGCAAGAGCGCTGCGCCGCTGTAG
- a CDS encoding ABC transporter permease subunit, which produces MSARRIFAQPARYAAIAPYLWMVLFFLVPFGFVLKIGLSQTAIAQPPYVPVFDFTEGWTAIKEAFGQLSFDNFRLLTSDSLYISSYLRSLVVAVTSTLILLLIGYPIAYGMARLPQRWQPIAMMLVIVPFWTSFLIRIYAWVNILQHDGLLNQVLLALHLVSAPVVWLSTDTAMYIGIVYSYLPFMILPLYATLSKLDASLLEAAADLGASPLQAFWLVTFPLSLPGVCAGALLCFIPIIGEFVIPDLLAGSGSMMIGQTLWLEFFTNKDWPVAAAAAVALLVLLVPPLLLYDRLQRRTLAEGA; this is translated from the coding sequence ATGAGCGCGCGCCGCATCTTCGCGCAGCCGGCGCGCTATGCCGCCATCGCGCCCTATCTGTGGATGGTGCTGTTCTTCCTGGTGCCGTTCGGCTTCGTGCTGAAGATCGGCCTGTCGCAGACTGCGATCGCGCAGCCGCCCTACGTGCCGGTGTTCGATTTCACGGAAGGCTGGACGGCGATCAAGGAAGCCTTCGGGCAGCTCTCGTTCGACAATTTCAGGCTCCTGACGTCTGACAGCCTCTACATCAGCTCCTATCTGCGCAGCCTCGTCGTCGCGGTGACATCGACGCTGATCCTACTACTGATCGGCTATCCCATTGCCTATGGCATGGCGCGGCTGCCGCAGCGCTGGCAACCGATTGCGATGATGCTGGTGATCGTCCCGTTCTGGACCTCGTTCCTGATCCGCATCTATGCCTGGGTCAACATCCTCCAGCACGATGGCCTGCTCAACCAGGTGCTGCTCGCGCTGCATCTGGTCTCGGCGCCGGTCGTGTGGCTCTCGACCGACACTGCGATGTATATCGGAATCGTCTATTCCTATTTGCCGTTCATGATCCTGCCGCTCTACGCGACGCTGTCCAAATTGGACGCTTCGCTGTTGGAAGCTGCCGCCGATCTCGGCGCGTCGCCGCTTCAGGCGTTCTGGCTGGTGACGTTTCCGCTGTCCTTGCCGGGGGTGTGTGCCGGTGCGCTGCTCTGCTTCATTCCGATCATCGGCGAGTTCGTGATCCCTGATCTCCTGGCAGGTTCCGGCTCGATGATGATCGGCCAGACGCTGTGGCTCGAATTCTTCACCAACAAGGACTGGCCGGTTGCCGCGGCGGCAGCGGTTGCGTTGCTGGTGCTGCTGGTGCCGCCGCTTTTGCTGTATGACCGGCTGCAGCGCCGCACGCTGGCGGAAGGTGCGTGA
- a CDS encoding ABC transporter ATP-binding protein produces MTRESPNIDTADIDKAAAPARPAAAVDADSDLPLLRIEGVAKNFGSFRAVDRLSLDIKAGEFFALLGPSGCGKTTLLRMLAGFETPDEGRILLGGRDIAPVLPHERPVNMMFQNYALFPHLSVRDNIAFGLRRAGMARAAIDTRISEMVALVKLDGLEKRKPDQLSGGQRQRVALARSLARRPKVLLLDEPLAALDKKLRESTQQELMELQRRLGMTFIVVTHDQEEAMTMSNRIGVMSAGRLEQVATPRDLYEAPRSRWVAEFVGDVNLFDGEVASQEHHRLTIASQATGNIVATEPRQLVTGAAVSVAVRPEKVKLWHQGPAPDASHSQAVNRLSGLVADVSYLGGSTIYKIKLDSGAVVRSSMANTTRLDIHTYGPGQRVVAWFTPDDCVVLER; encoded by the coding sequence ATGACCAGGGAATCACCCAATATCGACACGGCTGACATCGACAAGGCAGCAGCGCCGGCGAGGCCTGCTGCGGCCGTCGATGCGGATTCCGACCTGCCGCTGCTGCGGATCGAGGGTGTGGCCAAGAATTTCGGCAGCTTTCGCGCGGTGGACCGGCTCTCGCTCGACATCAAAGCCGGCGAGTTCTTTGCGCTGCTCGGCCCCAGCGGCTGCGGCAAGACCACGCTGCTCCGGATGCTGGCCGGTTTCGAGACGCCCGATGAGGGACGCATCCTGCTCGGCGGCCGCGATATCGCGCCGGTGCTGCCGCATGAACGCCCCGTCAACATGATGTTCCAGAACTACGCGCTGTTTCCGCATCTATCGGTGCGCGACAACATAGCCTTCGGCCTAAGGCGCGCCGGCATGGCGCGCGCCGCGATCGATACCCGCATCAGTGAGATGGTGGCGCTGGTCAAGCTCGATGGGCTAGAGAAGCGCAAGCCGGACCAGCTTTCGGGCGGCCAGCGGCAGCGCGTGGCGCTGGCGCGCTCGCTGGCGCGGCGGCCCAAGGTTCTCCTGCTTGACGAGCCGCTCGCCGCGCTCGACAAGAAGCTGCGCGAGAGCACGCAGCAGGAGCTGATGGAGCTGCAGCGCCGCCTCGGCATGACCTTCATCGTCGTCACCCACGACCAGGAAGAAGCGATGACGATGTCAAACCGGATCGGCGTCATGAGCGCTGGCCGGCTCGAACAGGTCGCAACCCCGCGCGATCTCTACGAGGCCCCTCGCTCGCGCTGGGTCGCCGAGTTCGTCGGCGATGTCAATCTGTTCGACGGCGAAGTCGCTTCGCAGGAGCATCATCGCCTGACTATCGCCAGTCAGGCTACCGGAAACATCGTGGCGACGGAGCCGCGCCAGCTTGTCACTGGCGCCGCCGTTTCGGTGGCGGTCCGCCCCGAGAAGGTGAAGCTGTGGCATCAAGGTCCGGCGCCAGACGCAAGCCATTCGCAAGCGGTCAACCGGCTTTCTGGCTTGGTCGCGGACGTCAGCTATCTCGGCGGCTCGACCATCTATAAGATCAAGCTGGATTCCGGCGCGGTCGTGCGCTCATCGATGGCCAATACCACGCGGCTGGATATCCATACCTATGGCCCAGGGCAGCGCGTGGTGGCGTGGTTCACGCCCGACGATTGCGTGGTGCTGGAACGATGA
- a CDS encoding adenylate/guanylate cyclase domain-containing protein, translated as MRHAIRSTLFLAIGGLLGGMAYRYLVNDPIESTLPYYLRSSLHGMGITLAGWGVHLYFTSRQSEWVSRWPLLADLAVRSAAMVIVVAGVTLVLQVALYGEWIETKWLIEQFPLILAIGFVGALFVGSVFELTRLVGSRVLFNISLGRYRNPAREARVLMFLDLAGSTSLAESMGELRVQGLLTRFFFDIDAAIVAHGGEVHAYVGDEVIVTWQLDERMSDGRCIDCFFAIADTIAEKAESYRQEFGIVPSFRAGLHAGQVVISECGSSRRQLAYFGDTVNVTARLQEYCKEAGRDLLVSADLLRFIKLKPAFTAEAFGEVRLRGRGAAIEVFAIER; from the coding sequence ATGCGGCACGCCATCAGGTCAACGCTTTTCCTGGCGATCGGCGGCTTGCTCGGCGGCATGGCCTATCGCTATCTCGTCAACGATCCGATTGAATCCACGTTGCCGTACTATCTCCGGAGCAGCCTGCACGGGATGGGCATAACGCTGGCTGGCTGGGGCGTGCATCTCTACTTCACGTCGCGGCAAAGCGAATGGGTCAGCCGGTGGCCGCTGCTGGCGGATCTGGCGGTGCGCTCCGCGGCCATGGTCATCGTCGTCGCGGGCGTGACGCTGGTCTTGCAGGTCGCGCTGTACGGGGAATGGATCGAGACGAAGTGGCTGATTGAACAGTTCCCCTTGATCCTCGCGATTGGCTTTGTTGGCGCCCTGTTCGTCGGATCAGTCTTCGAATTGACCCGGCTTGTAGGCAGTCGCGTGCTGTTCAATATCTCCCTCGGACGCTACCGAAACCCGGCGCGGGAAGCGCGCGTACTGATGTTTCTCGATTTGGCAGGCTCGACCTCGCTCGCGGAGTCGATGGGAGAATTGCGCGTTCAGGGCCTGCTCACCCGCTTCTTCTTCGATATTGACGCCGCGATCGTGGCGCATGGCGGTGAGGTTCACGCCTATGTCGGCGACGAGGTCATCGTGACATGGCAGCTCGACGAGCGGATGTCGGACGGACGTTGCATCGACTGCTTCTTCGCGATCGCCGACACCATCGCGGAGAAAGCAGAGTCTTACCGGCAGGAGTTCGGCATCGTGCCGAGCTTCCGGGCTGGCTTGCATGCCGGTCAGGTGGTCATCAGCGAGTGCGGGAGCTCACGCCGCCAGCTCGCCTATTTCGGAGATACCGTGAACGTGACGGCGCGGCTGCAGGAGTACTGCAAGGAGGCCGGCCGGGACCTGCTGGTATCGGCCGACCTGTTGCGTTTCATCAAGCTGAAGCCGGCGTTCACCGCCGAAGCATTCGGCGAGGTCCGCTTGCGGGGCCGGGGGGCCGCCATCGAGGTGTTTGCGATCGAGCGCTGA
- a CDS encoding glycerol-3-phosphate dehydrogenase: protein MADYDLAIIGGGLNGVSIARDAAGRGLRVILLEQGDLGAAASSASPRLVHGDLAGLERRHFLRVRSALAERDVWLRIAPHLVRPMRFAIPAHSEERPIWQLRSWLLLYDRLAARSGLPASATVDVTHHPLGNALRRPFGTAFEYSDCVVDDSRLVVLTAMDAAARGAVIRTGARCTRAERGREWRLVTKDRGFRQVVTARSVANVSGAWTPSVAETVLRVPPPKLAAVQMSQIVVRRLFDGDNIYVFQNSDGRLIFASPYERDFTLIGTVSHPFKGDPAVVAMAAGDVAYLCEAANRYFRERIETVDVVRTISGANMARNAADRRDGAMTLDHGRGKAPLLTVFGGDVTTSRRRAEQAVSMLTPFYPMSPCWTARAPLPGGDFAWSDFDNVVEDVRERWRFLGEEAARRLVAAYGSNVKEILGEAKARSELGPAFGPELTGAEVRYLMQKEWARFPDDILWRRSKLGLTMLPADRDALAAFMAAS, encoded by the coding sequence CATTGGCGGCGGGTTAAACGGCGTCAGCATCGCGCGGGACGCCGCTGGACGCGGCCTGCGCGTCATCCTGCTGGAACAGGGCGATCTCGGCGCCGCCGCTTCCTCGGCCTCGCCGCGGCTGGTCCATGGCGATCTCGCCGGCCTTGAGCGGCGGCATTTTCTGCGCGTCCGTTCGGCGCTTGCCGAGCGTGATGTCTGGCTCAGGATCGCGCCGCATCTGGTGCGTCCGATGCGCTTTGCTATACCCGCCCATTCGGAAGAGCGGCCGATCTGGCAGTTGCGCTCATGGCTGCTGCTGTACGATCGCCTGGCCGCGCGCAGCGGGCTGCCGGCCTCCGCCACCGTCGATGTCACCCATCATCCCCTCGGCAATGCGCTGAGGCGGCCATTCGGCACGGCCTTCGAGTATTCCGACTGTGTCGTCGACGATTCGCGCCTGGTCGTTCTCACCGCCATGGATGCTGCGGCGCGCGGCGCCGTGATCCGCACCGGCGCACGCTGCACCCGCGCCGAACGCGGCAGGGAATGGCGGCTGGTGACGAAAGATCGCGGCTTTCGCCAGGTCGTCACGGCGAGATCGGTCGCCAATGTCAGCGGAGCCTGGACGCCGTCCGTCGCCGAGACGGTGTTGCGCGTGCCGCCGCCGAAACTCGCCGCCGTGCAGATGAGCCAGATCGTCGTTCGCCGCCTGTTCGACGGCGACAACATCTATGTTTTTCAGAACAGCGACGGACGGCTGATCTTCGCCAGTCCCTATGAGCGCGATTTCACCCTGATCGGCACCGTCAGTCACCCCTTCAAAGGCGATCCTGCCGTCGTTGCGATGGCGGCCGGCGACGTTGCCTATCTCTGCGAGGCGGCAAACCGCTATTTCCGCGAGCGGATCGAGACCGTCGATGTGGTGCGTACAATCTCCGGCGCCAACATGGCGCGCAATGCCGCCGATCGCCGTGACGGCGCGATGACGCTCGACCATGGGCGCGGCAAGGCGCCACTGCTCACCGTGTTCGGCGGCGACGTCACCACCTCGCGGCGGCGCGCGGAGCAGGCCGTCTCGATGCTGACGCCGTTCTATCCGATGTCGCCGTGCTGGACCGCCAGGGCACCGCTGCCCGGCGGCGATTTTGCATGGAGCGATTTCGACAATGTGGTCGAGGACGTGCGGGAGCGCTGGCGGTTTCTCGGCGAGGAGGCGGCCAGACGCCTGGTTGCCGCCTATGGGTCGAACGTCAAGGAGATCCTTGGCGAGGCCAAAGCGCGCAGCGAGCTTGGCCCGGCCTTCGGGCCGGAATTGACCGGCGCCGAAGTCCGCTATCTCATGCAAAAGGAGTGGGCGCGCTTTCCGGATGATATCCTGTGGCGGCGCTCCAAGCTCGGCCTCACCATGCTGCCGGCGGACCGCGACGCGCTGGCGGCGTTCATGGCCGCGTCGTGA